A genomic window from Desulfobulbaceae bacterium includes:
- the msrB gene encoding peptide-methionine (R)-S-oxide reductase MsrB has translation MLNSTYFLLVIFVAGGLLSLSDKASSNSGFEEATLAGGCFWCMEKPFEKLDGVTAVISGYSGGTSKDPNYDNYGQGGHLEVVKVIFDPAKIGYDEILDVYWRQIDPTDDGGQFVDRGRAYSSAIFYNSDQQRTIAEASKKRLAASGVFDKPIITPIQAATEFYAAEDYHQDYYKKNPLRYGYYRAGSGRDTFLEKVWAAREEKEMSKNEDDLRKKLTPLQYEVTQNEGTEPPFDNAYWDNKAPGLYVDIVSGEPLFSSIDKYKSGTGWPSFTRPLVKENIVERTDRKLFSVRTEVRSKKGDSHLGHVFNDGPEPTGLRYCLNSAALRFVPVDQLESDGYGEYLQLFK, from the coding sequence ATGTTAAACAGTACATATTTTTTATTGGTAATTTTTGTCGCAGGAGGACTATTGTCACTTTCGGACAAGGCGTCATCGAATTCTGGGTTTGAAGAGGCTACCTTGGCTGGGGGCTGTTTCTGGTGCATGGAAAAGCCTTTTGAAAAGCTTGATGGGGTTACAGCAGTTATTTCTGGATATAGTGGCGGTACCAGTAAAGACCCAAACTATGACAATTATGGCCAGGGCGGGCATCTCGAAGTGGTCAAGGTGATCTTTGACCCGGCAAAGATCGGTTACGATGAGATTCTTGATGTATACTGGCGTCAGATTGATCCAACCGATGATGGTGGTCAGTTTGTCGATAGAGGGCGCGCCTATTCATCGGCTATTTTTTATAACAGTGATCAACAAAGAACCATAGCCGAGGCTTCCAAGAAACGGTTAGCTGCAAGTGGCGTCTTTGATAAGCCGATTATAACACCCATACAGGCAGCTACGGAGTTTTACGCGGCCGAGGACTATCACCAGGATTATTATAAGAAAAACCCGCTGCGCTATGGGTATTACCGGGCTGGTTCAGGACGAGATACCTTTCTTGAAAAAGTATGGGCTGCTCGGGAAGAGAAAGAGATGAGTAAGAACGAAGATGATCTGCGAAAAAAATTGACTCCTTTGCAATATGAGGTCACCCAGAATGAAGGCACTGAGCCGCCTTTTGATAACGCCTATTGGGATAACAAGGCGCCTGGCCTTTACGTGGATATTGTCTCTGGAGAGCCGCTGTTCAGCTCCATTGATAAATATAAATCCGGCACCGGCTGGCCAAGCTTTACCAGGCCTCTTGTTAAGGAAAATATTGTTGAGAGAACAGATCGAAAACTTTTCTCTGTTCGTACTGAGGTGCGCAGCAAGAAGGGTGATTCTCATCTAGGGCATGTTTTTAACGATGGTCCAGAACCCACAGGATTACGATACTGCTTAAATTCAGCTGCCTTGCGGTTTGTGCCCGTGGATCAACTCGAATCCGATGGCTACGGCGAGTACCTGCAGCTGTTTAAATAG